In a single window of the Leisingera daeponensis DSM 23529 genome:
- a CDS encoding valine--tRNA ligase, giving the protein MAMEKTFNAAEAESRLYKAWEEAGCFKVGANAKPEASTYCIMIPPPNVTGVLHMGHAFNNTLQDILIRWKRMQGYDTLWQPGTDHAGIATQMVVERELAKTQQPSRRELGREKFLEKVWEWKEKSGGTIVEQLKRLGASCDFSRTAFTMAGAQGDTRVGHENSPNFHDAVIKVFVEMYNKGLIYRGKRLVNWDPHFETAISDLEVENIEVAGHMWHFKYPLANGATYTYVEKDADGNVILEEERDYISIATTRPETMLGDGAVAVHPSDERYAPIVGKLCEIPVGPKEHRRLIPIITDEYPDKDFGSGAVKITGAHDFNDYQVAKRGGIPMYRLMDTKGQMRDDGAPYAEAAGIAMAVAKGEQALSENEADAINLVPDDLRGLDRFEARKLVVEQITREGLAVTQTVTKTDPETGEDVQVQVPYVENKPIMQPFGDRSKVVIEPMLTDQWFVDAEKVVGPALDAVRNGDVKILPESGEKTYYHWLENIEPWCISRQLWWGHQIPVWYIPGAEDWYPICAATEEEALEKARLQSAEGTEFRIVADQHEAAKILAEQVKLMDVQDEGAIRSFDGPMQVPMFRDPDVLDTWFSSGLWPIGTLGWPEWTEETKKYFPTSTLVTGQDILFFWVARMMMMQLAVLDENLPVKERIPFDTVYLHGLVRDAKGKKMSKSTGNVVDPLEIIEEFGADALRFSSAAMAALGGVLKLDMERLKGYRNFGTKLWNAVNFAHFNNVYDENVPAYACPDAKAAVNQWIIGETAKVRVEVDAALEAFRFNDAANALYAFVWGKVCDWYIELSKPLFGSDDEAVIAETRQTLGWVLDQCMILLHPIMPFITEELWGNTAKRSNMLVHEDWPTYGTELVNAEADAEMNWVITAIENIRSTRAQMHVPAGAKIPMVVTEFSGQARAAWEKNEAMIQKLARITSLEQVESFPKGCASVAAPGASFGLPLADVIDVDAEKARLEKTLGKLAKELGGLRGRLNNPKFAASAPEEVVAEARENLAAREEEEAKVKEALARLAEIG; this is encoded by the coding sequence ATGGCGATGGAAAAGACATTCAACGCGGCCGAAGCCGAAAGCCGCCTTTACAAAGCCTGGGAAGAGGCCGGCTGTTTCAAGGTAGGCGCAAACGCCAAGCCCGAAGCCTCCACCTATTGCATCATGATCCCGCCGCCGAACGTCACGGGCGTGCTGCACATGGGCCACGCCTTCAACAACACTCTGCAGGACATCCTGATCCGCTGGAAGCGGATGCAGGGCTATGACACCCTGTGGCAGCCGGGCACCGACCATGCAGGGATCGCGACCCAGATGGTTGTCGAGCGCGAACTGGCCAAAACCCAGCAGCCGTCGCGCCGCGAGCTGGGCCGCGAGAAATTCCTGGAGAAAGTCTGGGAATGGAAGGAGAAATCCGGCGGCACCATCGTCGAGCAGCTGAAACGTCTCGGCGCGTCCTGCGACTTCTCCCGCACCGCCTTCACCATGGCAGGCGCGCAGGGCGATACCCGCGTGGGCCACGAGAATTCCCCCAACTTCCACGACGCCGTGATCAAGGTGTTCGTGGAGATGTACAACAAGGGCCTGATCTACCGCGGCAAGCGGCTGGTCAACTGGGACCCGCATTTCGAGACCGCGATTTCCGACCTTGAGGTCGAGAACATCGAGGTTGCGGGCCACATGTGGCATTTCAAGTACCCGCTGGCGAATGGCGCCACCTACACCTATGTGGAGAAGGACGCGGACGGCAACGTCATCCTTGAGGAAGAGCGCGACTACATCTCCATCGCGACCACCCGGCCCGAGACCATGCTGGGCGACGGCGCGGTTGCGGTGCATCCCAGCGACGAGCGTTATGCGCCCATCGTCGGCAAGCTGTGCGAAATCCCGGTCGGCCCGAAGGAACACCGCCGCCTGATCCCGATCATCACCGACGAATACCCGGACAAGGATTTCGGCTCCGGTGCGGTGAAGATCACCGGCGCGCATGACTTCAACGACTACCAGGTTGCCAAGCGCGGCGGGATCCCGATGTACCGGCTGATGGACACCAAGGGCCAGATGCGCGACGACGGTGCCCCCTATGCAGAAGCCGCCGGCATTGCCATGGCAGTGGCCAAGGGTGAGCAGGCCCTGAGCGAGAACGAAGCCGACGCCATCAACCTGGTGCCGGACGACCTGCGCGGGCTGGACCGGTTCGAGGCCCGCAAACTGGTGGTCGAGCAGATCACCCGCGAAGGCCTGGCGGTAACGCAGACCGTCACCAAGACCGACCCGGAGACCGGCGAAGACGTCCAGGTTCAGGTGCCTTACGTCGAGAACAAACCGATCATGCAGCCCTTCGGCGACCGCTCCAAGGTTGTCATTGAGCCGATGCTGACGGACCAGTGGTTCGTGGACGCGGAAAAGGTTGTCGGCCCGGCGCTGGATGCGGTCCGCAATGGCGATGTGAAGATCCTGCCGGAAAGCGGTGAGAAGACCTATTACCACTGGCTGGAAAACATTGAGCCCTGGTGCATCTCGCGCCAGCTGTGGTGGGGCCATCAGATCCCGGTCTGGTACATCCCCGGCGCGGAGGACTGGTACCCGATCTGTGCGGCGACTGAGGAAGAGGCGCTGGAAAAGGCGCGTCTTCAGTCCGCCGAAGGGACTGAGTTCCGCATCGTTGCAGATCAGCACGAAGCGGCGAAGATTCTGGCCGAACAAGTCAAGCTGATGGATGTGCAGGACGAAGGCGCGATCCGCAGCTTTGACGGGCCGATGCAGGTGCCGATGTTCCGCGACCCCGACGTGCTGGACACCTGGTTCTCCTCCGGCCTCTGGCCGATCGGCACGCTGGGCTGGCCGGAATGGACCGAGGAGACTAAGAAATACTTCCCGACCTCGACCCTGGTTACCGGTCAGGACATTCTGTTCTTCTGGGTTGCCCGGATGATGATGATGCAGCTGGCGGTGCTGGACGAAAACCTGCCGGTCAAGGAGCGCATCCCCTTCGACACTGTCTACCTGCATGGGCTGGTGCGCGACGCCAAGGGCAAGAAGATGTCGAAATCGACCGGCAACGTTGTCGACCCGCTGGAGATCATCGAAGAATTCGGTGCCGACGCGCTGCGCTTCTCCTCTGCTGCGATGGCGGCGCTTGGCGGCGTGCTGAAGCTGGATATGGAGCGGCTCAAGGGCTACCGGAACTTTGGCACCAAGCTGTGGAATGCGGTGAACTTTGCCCATTTCAACAACGTCTACGACGAGAACGTTCCGGCCTACGCCTGCCCGGATGCCAAGGCGGCGGTGAACCAGTGGATCATCGGTGAAACCGCCAAGGTGCGGGTTGAGGTGGACGCCGCCCTTGAGGCGTTCCGCTTCAACGATGCGGCCAATGCGCTTTACGCCTTTGTCTGGGGCAAGGTCTGCGACTGGTACATCGAACTGTCCAAGCCGCTGTTCGGCTCCGACGATGAGGCGGTGATCGCCGAGACCCGCCAGACGCTGGGCTGGGTGCTGGATCAGTGCATGATCCTGTTGCACCCGATCATGCCCTTCATCACCGAGGAGCTGTGGGGCAATACCGCCAAGCGTTCGAACATGCTGGTGCATGAAGACTGGCCGACCTATGGCACCGAGCTGGTCAACGCTGAGGCGGACGCCGAGATGAACTGGGTGATCACCGCGATTGAGAACATCCGCTCCACCCGCGCGCAGATGCATGTGCCGGCCGGTGCCAAGATCCCGATGGTGGTGACCGAATTCTCCGGCCAGGCCCGCGCGGCCTGGGAGAAGAACGAGGCGATGATCCAGAAACTGGCCCGCATCACCTCGCTGGAGCAGGTGGAGAGCTTCCCCAAAGGCTGCGCGAGCGTGGCGGCGCCCGGCGCCTCCTTCGGCCTGCCGCTGGCGGATGTGATCGACGTTGACGCCGAAAAGGCGCGGCTGGAGAAGACCCTTGGCAAGCTGGCCAAGGAACTGGGGGGCCTTCGCGGGCGGCTGAACAACCCGAAGTTCGCGGCCTCCGCCCCGGAAGAAGTTGTGGCTGAGGCCCGCGAAAACCTCGCCGCGCGCGAGGAAGAGGAAGCCAAGGTCAAGGAAGCGCTGGCGCGCCTGGCTGAGATCGGCTGA
- a CDS encoding DUF1330 domain-containing protein yields the protein MPKGYWVAHVDVNDAERYKDYINANGPVFAEYGARFLIRGGPKEVREGQMRARTVVIEFKDFATAKACYDSVAYQDAKALRDPVSAGDMEIIEGYGE from the coding sequence ATGCCCAAAGGATACTGGGTGGCCCATGTGGATGTGAACGACGCGGAGCGTTACAAGGATTACATCAATGCCAACGGGCCGGTGTTTGCTGAATACGGCGCCAGGTTCCTGATCCGCGGCGGCCCGAAGGAAGTGCGCGAAGGGCAGATGAGGGCGCGCACGGTGGTAATCGAATTCAAGGATTTCGCAACCGCAAAAGCCTGCTATGATTCAGTGGCCTACCAGGACGCCAAGGCCTTGCGCGATCCGGTGTCTGCCGGTGATATGGAAATCATCGAAGGCTACGGCGAATAA
- a CDS encoding TerB family tellurite resistance protein gives MLKKFFQAFRPSEPPALPDPDAELALGALLVRVAQSDRDYQLEEISLIDRILARLYQHNAIEAAKVRATCEKLHAAAPETDTFGRLIRETTGLEERLAALDALWEVVLADGSAHEGEVTIVEEARKAMGLSYTDSQKARERAEQKLGSTAGEP, from the coding sequence CTGCTAAAGAAATTCTTCCAAGCTTTCCGCCCGTCCGAACCGCCGGCCCTGCCCGACCCGGATGCCGAACTGGCGCTGGGGGCGCTCCTGGTGCGGGTGGCGCAATCCGACCGCGACTACCAGCTGGAGGAGATCAGCCTGATCGACCGGATCCTGGCCCGGCTTTACCAGCACAACGCGATCGAGGCCGCCAAAGTGCGCGCCACCTGCGAGAAGCTGCACGCGGCTGCGCCGGAAACCGACACCTTCGGCCGGCTGATCCGCGAAACCACCGGCCTGGAGGAGCGCCTCGCCGCGCTGGACGCGCTGTGGGAAGTGGTGCTGGCCGACGGCAGCGCCCACGAGGGCGAAGTCACCATCGTGGAGGAGGCCCGCAAGGCGATGGGCCTTTCCTATACCGACAGCCAGAAGGCCCGGGAGCGCGCCGAGCAGAAACTCGGCAGCACTGCTGGAGAGCCGTGA
- a CDS encoding TerB family tellurite resistance protein, translated as MFRELLHRLLEPAPATLDDEGARLALTALLVRIARSDHNYSEVEKDRIDRILAARYGLDTGGALILREQAEAMEAEAPDTVRFTRAIKDAVVYEDRTGVLEALWQVALADGRRDANEDALLRLSASLLGVSDVDSAKARQRAEAAL; from the coding sequence ATGTTCCGGGAGCTTCTGCACCGCCTGCTGGAGCCCGCACCTGCCACGCTGGATGACGAAGGCGCGCGGCTGGCGCTGACCGCGCTGCTGGTGCGGATTGCCCGCTCCGACCACAATTATTCCGAAGTGGAAAAGGACCGCATCGACCGCATCCTGGCGGCCCGCTACGGGCTGGACACCGGCGGCGCGCTGATCCTGCGCGAACAGGCGGAGGCGATGGAGGCCGAGGCCCCCGACACCGTCCGCTTTACCCGCGCGATCAAGGATGCAGTGGTCTATGAGGACCGCACCGGCGTGCTGGAGGCGCTGTGGCAGGTGGCCCTGGCCGACGGCCGCCGCGATGCGAACGAAGACGCGCTCCTGCGGCTGTCAGCCAGCCTGCTGGGGGTATCGGACGTGGATAGCGCCAAGGCGCGCCAACGGGCAGAGGCTGCTTTATGA
- a CDS encoding phosphate/phosphite/phosphonate ABC transporter substrate-binding protein, which produces MIAHLEMYDRPETAAANDRFWASIRDHLGGGPDQLTRGADFWEVWKSPDLLLSQTCGCPYRTRLYGEVELVGTPDYGLPGCPPGYYNSVFIARKEDAGQPLGSFAGRRFAYNEALSQSGWAAPMVHLHDRSILPGALVETGGHRLSAQAVAEGRADFAALDALTWEMVREYDGFAAGLTEIGRTEPTPGLPYITALDGDTKALFSAIESAIRGLDPETRRLLHLNGLVQIAPSGYLAVPTPPGPVLTGQRIRAAELT; this is translated from the coding sequence ATGATTGCTCATCTTGAAATGTACGACCGCCCGGAAACAGCGGCGGCAAACGACCGGTTCTGGGCCTCGATCCGCGATCATCTTGGCGGCGGGCCGGACCAGCTGACCCGCGGCGCCGATTTCTGGGAGGTCTGGAAATCCCCCGATCTGCTGCTGTCACAGACCTGCGGCTGCCCCTACCGCACCCGCCTTTATGGTGAGGTGGAGCTTGTCGGCACGCCCGACTACGGCCTGCCCGGCTGCCCGCCGGGGTATTACAACAGCGTCTTCATTGCCCGCAAAGAAGACGCCGGCCAGCCCCTTGGCAGCTTTGCCGGGCGCCGCTTTGCCTACAACGAAGCGCTGTCGCAATCAGGCTGGGCGGCGCCGATGGTGCATCTGCACGACCGCAGCATCCTGCCTGGCGCGCTGGTGGAAACCGGCGGCCACCGGCTGTCTGCCCAGGCCGTGGCCGAGGGCCGCGCCGACTTTGCCGCGCTGGACGCGCTGACCTGGGAAATGGTCCGTGAATACGACGGGTTCGCCGCCGGGCTGACAGAGATCGGGCGCACCGAGCCCACGCCTGGGCTGCCCTATATCACCGCCCTGGACGGCGACACCAAGGCGCTGTTTTCCGCCATCGAATCCGCCATCCGCGGGCTGGACCCGGAAACCCGCCGCCTGCTGCACCTGAACGGCCTTGTCCAGATCGCTCCCAGCGGCTACCTGGCGGTGCCGACGCCGCCCGGCCCGGTGCTGACCGGCCAGCGCATCCGCGCTGCAGAGCTGACGTAG
- a CDS encoding ABC transporter ATP-binding protein, with protein sequence MTDTTPVLQIRGLHKSYGELEVIKGVDITAHKGDVVSLIGSSGSGKSTLLRCCNLLEDSQEGEILFKGEPVTWTGQGLNRRPSDAKQILRIRTNLSMVFQQFNLWAHMTILQNVMEAPVTVLGRDKAEVEEKARYYLTKVGIGDKCDVYPAQLSGGQQQRAAIARALCMEPEALLFDEPTSALDPELEQEVIKVIKDLAAEGRTMMIVTHDMKMAADVSSHVVFLHQGLIEEEGTPDDVFGGTRSERLRAFLSSTRHAH encoded by the coding sequence TTGACCGACACAACGCCCGTTCTGCAAATCCGCGGCCTGCACAAATCCTATGGTGAGCTGGAAGTGATCAAAGGCGTGGATATCACCGCCCACAAGGGCGATGTGGTTTCGCTGATCGGGTCCTCGGGGTCGGGCAAGTCTACCCTGTTGCGCTGCTGCAACCTGCTGGAAGACAGCCAGGAAGGCGAGATCCTGTTCAAGGGCGAACCCGTCACCTGGACCGGCCAGGGGCTGAACCGCCGCCCTTCCGACGCCAAGCAGATCCTGCGCATCCGCACCAACCTCAGCATGGTGTTCCAGCAGTTCAACCTGTGGGCCCATATGACCATCCTGCAGAACGTGATGGAAGCGCCGGTCACGGTGCTGGGCCGCGACAAGGCTGAGGTGGAGGAGAAAGCCCGCTATTACCTGACCAAGGTCGGGATAGGCGACAAATGCGATGTCTACCCCGCCCAGCTGTCGGGCGGCCAGCAGCAGCGCGCCGCGATTGCCCGCGCGCTATGCATGGAGCCTGAGGCGCTGCTGTTTGACGAGCCCACCTCGGCGCTGGATCCGGAGCTGGAACAGGAAGTCATCAAGGTGATCAAGGATCTGGCTGCCGAAGGCCGCACCATGATGATCGTGACCCATGACATGAAAATGGCTGCCGACGTCTCCAGCCACGTTGTTTTTCTTCACCAGGGCCTGATCGAAGAAGAAGGCACCCCCGACGACGTCTTTGGCGGCACCCGCTCCGAGCGGCTGCGCGCCTTCCTGTCCTCGACGCGCCACGCGCATTGA
- a CDS encoding transporter substrate-binding domain-containing protein, whose amino-acid sequence MKSLILGTAALALSAGMGLAETVRLGTEGAYAPWNFVNDAGEIDGFERELGDELCKRAELTCEWVKNDWDSIIPNLVSGNYDTIIAGMSITDERDEVIDFTQPYTPPDPSAYAAQSADVDLESGVIAAQATTIQAAFVAEQGWTLVEFATPEETVAAVRNGEADAVLADKSFLDSLMGDDLVLLERTESLGRGVGMGFRESDAELRGKFDAAIQSMKDDGSLNDLIAKWEVSSQW is encoded by the coding sequence ATGAAATCACTGATCCTTGGCACCGCCGCCCTGGCGCTGTCCGCGGGCATGGGCCTGGCGGAGACCGTGCGCCTGGGCACCGAAGGCGCCTATGCGCCGTGGAATTTCGTCAACGACGCGGGCGAAATCGACGGTTTCGAGCGCGAACTGGGCGACGAACTGTGCAAGCGTGCCGAGCTGACCTGCGAGTGGGTCAAGAACGACTGGGATTCGATCATTCCGAACCTGGTGTCCGGCAACTACGACACCATTATCGCCGGCATGTCGATCACCGACGAGCGGGACGAGGTCATTGACTTCACCCAGCCCTACACGCCGCCGGATCCGTCCGCCTATGCAGCCCAGTCGGCAGACGTCGACCTGGAATCCGGCGTGATTGCCGCCCAGGCCACCACCATCCAGGCCGCCTTTGTGGCTGAGCAGGGCTGGACCCTGGTTGAGTTTGCCACCCCGGAAGAAACCGTCGCCGCCGTGCGTAACGGCGAGGCTGACGCGGTTCTGGCCGACAAGAGCTTCCTCGACTCGCTGATGGGCGACGATCTGGTGCTGCTGGAGCGCACCGAATCTCTGGGCCGCGGCGTCGGCATGGGCTTCCGCGAGTCGGACGCTGAGCTGCGCGGCAAGTTCGATGCGGCGATCCAGTCGATGAAGGATGACGGCTCGCTGAACGACCTGATCGCCAAGTGGGAAGTGTCCTCCCAGTGGTAA
- a CDS encoding ABC transporter permease, whose amino-acid sequence MFSYCTDPSTLEGLSWLSCYLTTGKHLNLYISVAVVLVLLAITAPVALLFGFGAASAARSNFLPLRWFGKGYTSIVRGVPDIAFFLFFVIALDQAFEWMRHKVKCPDWDQPIRQGIDFVVCDAAKLPLSASPQWVHETYGFFLAVLTFSIVFGAFAANVLYGAMRAVPRAQIETAEAYGMTTRQAFWRILVPQMWVYALPGLSNLWMVLIKATPLLFLLGVEDIVYWARELGGAKTERFTEYPHPNWHVWYFAALLVFYLCFTKVSEVVLDKIMTRLTRGQATAGGEAQRKAAA is encoded by the coding sequence ATGTTTTCCTATTGCACGGACCCATCCACGCTTGAGGGGCTGAGCTGGCTCAGCTGCTACCTGACCACGGGCAAGCACTTGAACCTCTATATCTCGGTCGCCGTGGTACTGGTCCTGCTGGCCATCACCGCCCCGGTCGCACTGCTGTTCGGCTTTGGCGCCGCCAGCGCTGCCCGCTCCAATTTCCTGCCGCTGCGCTGGTTCGGCAAAGGCTATACCAGCATCGTGCGCGGCGTCCCGGACATTGCCTTCTTCCTGTTTTTCGTCATCGCGCTGGACCAGGCGTTCGAGTGGATGCGCCACAAGGTGAAATGCCCGGACTGGGATCAGCCGATCCGGCAGGGAATCGACTTTGTGGTCTGCGACGCGGCCAAGCTGCCGCTGTCCGCATCGCCGCAGTGGGTGCATGAAACCTACGGCTTTTTCCTCGCGGTTCTGACCTTCTCGATCGTCTTCGGGGCCTTTGCAGCCAACGTTCTTTACGGCGCCATGCGGGCGGTTCCGCGTGCCCAGATCGAAACCGCCGAGGCCTATGGCATGACCACACGCCAGGCATTCTGGCGCATTCTGGTGCCTCAGATGTGGGTCTATGCGCTGCCGGGGCTGTCAAACCTGTGGATGGTGCTGATCAAGGCGACGCCGCTTTTGTTCCTGCTGGGGGTCGAAGACATCGTCTACTGGGCGCGGGAGCTGGGCGGCGCAAAGACCGAGCGGTTCACGGAATACCCGCATCCGAACTGGCATGTCTGGTATTTTGCGGCGCTCTTGGTGTTCTACCTCTGCTTCACCAAAGTGTCCGAGGTTGTGCTGGACAAGATCATGACCCGCCTGACCAGGGGCCAGGCCACAGCGGGCGGCGAAGCACAAAGAAAGGCAGCGGCATGA
- a CDS encoding ABC transporter permease has translation MSCVETIQAYALRSLGIGERLLPRGEYTLCEHFTLIGSGLIWNVYFGALALTTGFFLAVALAVGKSSPNPLWRKPAEWFIFVFRGSPLFIQFFFAYACFLSLKSVSSFFDPFTSAWLGALVVLFFNTAAYSGEIFYGALLSIPKGDIEAADAYGMSGWTRFRRITFPTMLRLAWPAYTNEAIFLFHATTLVFFSGFPAWRQQGDALYYASYFADKTFNPFVPYPILAFYFILLTLVIIAIFGAVNKHLNKHLPQERRRKFRLRPNLIR, from the coding sequence ATGAGTTGCGTTGAAACCATCCAGGCCTATGCCCTCCGCTCGCTGGGCATTGGCGAACGGCTGCTGCCGCGCGGCGAATATACCCTGTGCGAGCATTTCACGCTGATCGGCTCCGGCCTGATCTGGAATGTCTACTTCGGCGCGCTGGCGCTGACGACCGGCTTTTTTCTGGCGGTGGCGCTGGCGGTGGGCAAGTCCAGCCCCAACCCGCTGTGGCGCAAACCGGCGGAGTGGTTCATCTTCGTGTTCCGCGGCAGCCCGCTGTTCATCCAGTTTTTCTTTGCCTATGCCTGCTTCCTCAGCCTGAAAAGCGTCTCCAGCTTCTTTGACCCGTTCACCTCGGCCTGGCTGGGCGCCCTGGTCGTGCTGTTCTTCAACACCGCCGCCTATTCGGGGGAGATCTTCTATGGCGCGCTGCTGTCGATCCCCAAGGGCGATATCGAGGCCGCGGACGCCTATGGCATGTCCGGCTGGACCCGGTTCCGCCGCATCACCTTCCCGACCATGCTGCGGCTGGCCTGGCCCGCCTACACCAACGAGGCGATTTTCCTGTTCCACGCCACAACGCTGGTGTTCTTCTCCGGCTTCCCGGCCTGGCGGCAGCAGGGCGACGCGCTGTATTACGCCAGCTACTTCGCGGACAAGACCTTCAACCCGTTTGTCCCCTACCCGATCCTGGCATTCTACTTCATCCTGCTGACCCTGGTGATCATCGCCATCTTCGGCGCGGTGAACAAACACCTGAACAAGCACCTGCCCCAGGAACGGCGGAGAAAATTTCGCTTGCGTCCTAATCTGATCCGGTAG